In one window of Massilibacterium senegalense DNA:
- the copZ gene encoding copper chaperone CopZ, with amino-acid sequence MKQVTLQVEGMSCGHCEASVKKALQSLPGVVDVAVSLASKTVDVQFEEKDVTMEQMKESIEDQGYDVK; translated from the coding sequence ATGAAACAAGTAACATTACAAGTAGAAGGTATGTCATGTGGCCATTGTGAGGCATCTGTTAAAAAAGCATTACAATCTTTACCTGGAGTAGTAGATGTAGCGGTTTCTCTAGCTTCTAAAACAGTAGATGTCCAATTCGAAGAAAAAGATGTGACAATGGAACAAATGAAGGAATCGATTGAAGATCAAGGATATGACGTAAAATAA
- a CDS encoding Na(+)/H(+) antiporter subunit B has protein sequence MKYKTNDLILRMMTNIVVFIIFGFSLALFFAGHNAPGGGFVGGLVAASGFSLIFLAYGIDVLKRVFKIEANTVIVIGILIALVTASGSFFFGVPFLSHTFAHVYVPFFGDIELTTALLFDLGVYVTVVGVAMLIIMAIAEDKTDRKEVVQK, from the coding sequence ATGAAATATAAAACAAATGATTTAATTTTACGGATGATGACAAACATTGTAGTATTTATCATTTTCGGTTTTTCGCTCGCCTTATTTTTTGCTGGGCACAATGCACCAGGTGGCGGATTTGTGGGTGGATTGGTAGCTGCTAGTGGTTTTTCGCTCATCTTTCTTGCTTATGGAATTGATGTATTAAAACGAGTATTTAAAATCGAAGCTAATACAGTCATTGTGATTGGAATTTTAATTGCCCTAGTAACAGCATCAGGATCATTTTTCTTTGGGGTTCCTTTTTTAAGTCATACGTTTGCACATGTGTATGTCCCCTTTTTTGGTGATATCGAGTTAACGACAGCGTTATTATTTGATTTAGGTGTATATGTGACCGTTGTAGGGGTCGCTATGTTGATTATTATGGCCATTGCTGAAGATAAAACAGATAGAAAAGAAGTCGTTCAAAAATAA
- a CDS encoding DUF1657 domain-containing protein codes for MTVVTNVQQTLASLKSAQASLETFALATDNKQAKQMFQQAAQDTQQIVDTVNQRLKDIQQEEPQYNQQG; via the coding sequence ATGACAGTCGTAACAAATGTACAGCAAACATTAGCTAGTTTAAAAAGTGCGCAAGCGAGTTTAGAAACATTTGCGTTAGCAACAGATAATAAGCAAGCGAAACAAATGTTTCAACAAGCAGCACAAGATACACAACAAATTGTTGATACGGTCAATCAACGTTTAAAAGACATCCAACAAGAAGAGCCGCAGTATAATCAGCAAGGTTGA
- a CDS encoding cytochrome c biogenesis CcdA family protein, translating into MQDINLFLVFGAGLLSFLSPCTLPLYPIFLSYITGISVNKLQEENMMLQKRAFLHTVFFLIGFSIIYVGVVGLATQFLGNALNAMIMNNQDLIRQIGAILILFFGFVIVGWIQPSFLMKNKQMEFKNRPSGYIGSVLIGMGFAAGWTPCMGPILASVVALGATAPNKAVLYMLFYVLGFAIPFFILSFFVGKLNWIKKYSEKIMKIGGFLMIFTGIMLYFNWMAKFTSFLSSLFGGFTGF; encoded by the coding sequence ATGCAAGATATTAATTTATTTTTAGTTTTTGGCGCTGGATTATTATCTTTTTTATCACCATGTACATTACCGTTATATCCTATTTTTCTTTCGTATATTACAGGGATTAGCGTAAACAAACTACAAGAAGAAAATATGATGCTACAAAAAAGAGCATTTTTACATACTGTTTTCTTTTTGATCGGTTTTTCTATTATTTATGTTGGTGTTGTAGGACTTGCAACGCAATTTTTAGGTAATGCGTTAAACGCAATGATTATGAATAATCAAGATTTGATTCGTCAAATTGGTGCCATTTTAATTTTGTTCTTTGGTTTTGTTATTGTTGGATGGATTCAACCATCTTTTTTAATGAAAAATAAACAAATGGAATTCAAAAATCGTCCCTCAGGATATATTGGTTCTGTTTTAATTGGGATGGGATTTGCAGCTGGTTGGACTCCTTGTATGGGACCTATTTTAGCATCTGTTGTAGCACTAGGTGCAACAGCTCCTAACAAAGCGGTTTTATATATGCTATTTTATGTGTTAGGCTTTGCAATTCCATTTTTTATTTTATCCTTTTTCGTTGGAAAATTAAATTGGATTAAAAAGTATAGTGAAAAAATTATGAAAATCGGTGGTTTCTTAATGATATTCACCGGTATTATGTTATATTTTAATTGGATGGCAAAGTTTACTTCCTTTTTAAGTTCGTTATTTGGAGGATTTACAGGATTTTGA